In a single window of the Heterodontus francisci isolate sHetFra1 chromosome 35, sHetFra1.hap1, whole genome shotgun sequence genome:
- the LOC137350562 gene encoding histone H2A-like produces MLQKITILCESICEIVKMTGRGKTSGKARAKAKSRSSRAGLQFPVGRVHRLLRKGNYAERVGAGAPVYLAAVLEYLTAEILELAGNAARDNKKSRIIPRHLQLAVRNDEELNKLLGGVTIAQGGVLPNIQAVLLPKKTSAQSSQKKCCQTCWETV; encoded by the coding sequence ATGCTGCAGAAAAtaaccattctttgtgaaagtatttgtgagattgtgaaaatgactggaagaggaaagaccagcgggaaagctcgggccaaggccaagtctcgctcctcccgggctggactgcagttcccggtgggccgggttcacaggctcctgagaaagggtaactatgctgagcgtgtgggtgccggagccccggtctatttggctgctgtgctcgagtatctgaccgctgaaatcctcgagctggccggtaacgcggcccgggacaacaagaagagccgcatcattcccagacacctgcagctggccgtccgcaacgacgaggagctcaacaagctgctgggaggagtgaccatcgctcagggcggggtgctgcctaatatccaggccgtgctgctgcctaagaaaaccagcgctcagagctcccagaaaaa
- the LOC137350565 gene encoding histone H2B 7-like — translation MKQVHPDTGISSKAMSIMNSFVNDIFERIAGEASRLAHYNKRSTISSREIQTAVRLLLPGELAKHAVSEGTKAVTKYTSSKFNLESVMRYLDKD, via the exons atgaagcaggttcaccccgacaccggcatctcctccaaggccatgagcatcatgaactcgtttgtgaacgatattttcgagcgcatcgcgggtgaggcttcccgcctggcccattacaacaagcgcagcaccatcagctcccgggagatccagaccgccgtgcgcctgctgctgcccggggagctggccaagcacgccgtgtcggaagggacaaaggcggtgaccaagtacaccagctccaa gttcaatctagaatcagtgatgcggtatcttgacaaagattga
- the LOC137350563 gene encoding histone H3-like yields MARTKQTARKSTGGKAPRKQLATKAARKSAPATGGVKKPHRYRPGTVALREIRRYQKSTELLIRKLPFQRLVREIAQDFKTDLRFQSSAVMALQEASESYLVGLFEDTNLCAIHAKRVTIMPKDIQLARRIRGERA; encoded by the coding sequence ATGGCCCGGACAAAGCAGACAGCGcgtaaatcgaccggagggaaagctcctcgcaaacagctggctaccaaagcggcccggaagagcgctccagccacgggtggAGTAAAGAAGCCTCATCgctacagacccggcactgtggctctgagggagatccgccgctaccagaaatccactgagctgctcatccgcaaactgcccttccagcgcctggtcagaGAGATCGCTCAGGACTttaagacagacctgcgcttccagagctcggccgtcatggccttgcaggaggccagcgagtcttacctggtggggctctttgaggacaccaacctgtgcgccatccacgccaagcgagtcaccatcatgcccaaagacatccagctggcccgccgcatccgcggggaacgcgccTAA
- the LOC137350564 gene encoding histone H2B-like: MVEEKKKTAAKKGAKKTVSKPSAKGGKRRRKSRKESYSIYIYKVMKQVHPDTGISSKAMSIMNSFVNDIFERIAGEASRLAHYNKRSTISSREIQTAVRLLLPGELAKHAVSEGTKAVTKYTSSK; the protein is encoded by the coding sequence atggttgaggagaagaagaaaacagctgctaagaagggcgccaagaaaactgtgagtaaaccgtcagcaaagggcggcaagaggcggagaaagtcgaggaaggagagttactccatctacatctacaaagtgatgaagcaggttcaccccgacaccggcatctcctccaaggccatgagcatcatgaactcgtttgtgaacgatattttcgagcgcatcgcgggtgaggcttcccgcctggcccattacaacaagcgcagcaccatcagctcccgggagatccagaccgccgtgcgcctgctgctgcccggggagctggccaagcacgccgtgtcggaagggacaaaggcggtgaccaagtacaccagctccaagtaa